CACGAGTTTTCCGGCGGCCAGCGCCAGCGCATCGCCATCGCCCGGGCGCTGGTACTCAAGCCAGCGTTGATCCTGCTGGACGAACCCACCTCAGCCCTCGACCGCACCGTGCAGAAACAAGTGGTCGCCCTGCTCCGCGACCTTCAGCAAAAGCACGGCCTGACCTACCTGTTCATCAGCCACGACCTAGCGGTGGTGCGCGCCCTGGCCCACGACATGCTCGTGATCAAGGACGGCAAGGTGGTCGAACAAGGCGCCAGCCATGACGTGTTCGACTCACCCCAGCATCCGTATACCAAGGAGTTGTTGGCGGCGGCGCATCCGGGGTCAGCCTGACGCGATCAGGCGTCGCCTCGCTGATCCATGGCGTGGGCAAACTCGCCAATCACCTCGACCACCTGCTGCGCGCCGCGATGGATGTCCAGGATCACCGTGCCTGCCTGGTTCGCCAGCTTCACGCCTTGCTCTGCCTTGAGCGTACTGGATTGCATGCTGGTCACCGCCTGCCTGGCCAGCTCGCGGTTCTTGCCGACCACGTCGGAGATGGCTACGGTGGCCTGGCTGGTGCGGCGCGCAAGGTTGCGCACCTCATCGGCGACCACCGCGAAACCACGCCCCTGCTCCCCGGCCCGAGCTGCTTCGATGGCGGCATTGAGCGCCAGCAGGTTGGTCTGCTCCGCGATCCCGCGGATGGCGTCGACGATGCTGCCGATCTCTTCGGACTGGGCACTCAAGGCGCCAATGCCCAGGGCGACCTGCTGCAGTTCATCGGCAATGCTCTGCACCACCGTTACGGTTTGCTGGACAACCGAGGTGCCCATCTGCGTGTGCTCATCGGTTTTTCGCGATGTTTCGAAGGCCAGTCGCGCCGCTTTTGATTCAGTCTGGCGCTGCTCGACCTCGCGAGTGCTATCGGTGGCGAACTTGACCACGCCATACAAGCGGCCATTGGCGTCGTAGAGCGGGTTGTACGTTGCTTGCAGCCAGACCGTCGCGCCTCGTTTATCGACGCGCTGGAACAGCCCGCTCATGTATTGGCCACGGTTCAGCGCGGCCCAAAAGCCGCGATAGGCTTCGTCCTGCACTTCGTTGGGCTTGCAGAACAGGCGGTGGTGCTGGCCGAGCACGTCTTCGCGTCGATACCCCATGACCTTGAGGAAATTGTCGTTGGCCCGCACTACGGTACCGCCCAGGTCGAACTCGATGACCGCCATGGAACGGTCGATCGCCTGCATGACACTGGACTCGGCCTGGGCGCGCAGCACGCGCTCGTGGCGGTCGCGCACTATCTGGATAACGCTTTGAATGCCTGAGCCCTGACCGCGCACCGCTACATAGCTGGCCTCCACCCAGATCCCATCGCCCTCGCGCCGCCGGTGCAGAAACTGCGCCTCGGCGCTTTCGCCACGCCCCAACTGCTGCCACAACGCTGCGTTTTCCTGGCTGCGGGCGTAGGCAGGTTCGTAGAACATGGAATGATGCTGGCCCACGATCTCGTCGAGAGAATAACCGGTCATTTTCAGAAAAAGCGCACTGGCGCCAAGCACCTCGCCCGTTGCGCTGAACTCGACCATCGCCATGGCGTCATGGAGCGCCACCCGCTCCGCTTCAAGAATCGCCTGCCTGGCCTGGATGTGTTGCAAAGCGTCCTGATGCTTGCGAGTGCGAATGAACATGGTACCGCTCCCCGAGACGTTGACTGGGCAGCATTAAGCCATCATCCAACAAAACTTGTACAGTTTTATATTTCTGTACAACTCAAAGAGCTTTTCTCTTTACGCAGCTTGGTCATCAGCTCCAGCCCATCTTCCAACGCCTGCTGTCCCGTAGCGCCTGCCAGTCCATAAGCTCGCTGCGGGCGCTGTGAACAGCCTGCAACTCGACCTGGGTCGGTGCTCCCTGATCGTCGCAAAGCAATTGGATGACGAGAAAATGCTTCTCCCGATTGACCGGCTCGCACGCCGTCCACTTGGAAAGCTTGAGCTTCCGAGGATTGAATTTGTTCATGGTCCGTTCGCATTTTTTATGTACAGAGTCGCTCAACTGTACAAGTTTATAGATCACCTCACCACGACGATTCAGAAGGGAGTGTTGATCAACCTTCGTGCCTCGGCATAATGCCGCCAAACGACCGGCTTCCTACCGCAAGCCTGCCTTCCCTGGAAATGGCCGATGAACCCCACCGAAAGCCTCAAGGATTACAAGCGCGTGCGCACGCTGGCGATCCGCTCGTTGTTCGAGATCATCGAGCAGTCCAGTGAAGGCACGGTGATCGTCGACCGTGACGCCAATATCGTCTGGATGAACGAACGCTATGCCCGTCGCTTCGGCCTGAATTCGGCGCAGGAAGCCATCGGCCGGGCATGCGAAAGCGTCATCCCGGGCAGCCTGCTGCGCGAGGTGGTGCGCACCGGGCGGCCGATCCTGCTGGACATGCAGGACACCCCCAAGGAACCGCTGGTGGTGATGCGCCTGCCGATCCATGACAACGCCGGCGCGGTGATCGGCGCCATCGGCTTTGCCCTGTTCGACGAATTGCGCAGCCTGTCGCCGATGCTCAAGCGCTACCTGAGCATGCAGGAAGAGCTGGCCTCCACCCGCTCGCTGCTGCGGGCGCGGCAGACCAAGTACAACTTTGCTCATTTCATTGGCACCAGCAGCGCCGGCCTTGAAGTCAAGCGCCGCGCCCGACGCAGCGCCAGCACCGATTCGCCGGTGCTGCTGCTCGGTGAAACCGGCACCGGCAAGGAGTTGCTGGCCCAGGCGATCCACAGTGCCTCGCCACGTGCGCACAAGGCCTTTGTCAGCATCAATAGCGCCGCGATACCGGAATCGCTGCTGGAGGCCGAATTCTTCGGCACCGCGCCCGGCGCTTTCACCGGTGCCGACCGCAAGGGCCGCGCTGGCAAGCTGCAAATCGCCCAGGGTGGGACGCTGTTCCTCGACGAAATCGGCGATATGCCGCTGCCCTTGCAAAGCAAACTGCTGCGCGTGTTGCAGGAAAAAGAATACGAACCGGTCGGCTCCAACGAGGTGCTGCAAAGCGACGTCCGGGTGATCGCCGCGACATCCACCGACCTGGAAGCCGCGATCAAGCGCGGCGAATTCCGTGCGGATCTGTATTACCGCCTCAATGTATTGCCGATCCAGGTCCCGCCGCTGCGCGAACGCCTGGATGACCTGCCCGCCCTGAGCGAGGCGATCCTCGAAGAACTGCGCAGCCAACACGAACTGCACCGCGACGCCCTCGACCTGCTAGGCCAGCATGCGTGGCCGGGCAACATCCGGGAGTTGCGCAACGTGCTGGAACGCGCGGCGCTGCTCAGTGACGACCTGGTGCTCACCGCCACCGACATTCGCGCGGCCATTGGGACTTTCACTCCGGTCGTGCGGGCGACGATCCCCAGCCTGGAGCCGTTGCCCCAGGAAACCTTCAGCCAGGCCCGGGCCCGATTCGATCGACATCTGATCGAAACCACCCTCGCGCAATGCGATGGGCGGGTAATCGAGGCTGCCGAGCGATTGGGGCTGGGCAGGTCGACGCTGTACAAGAAGATGGTGGCGTTGGGGATTGCAGAGTCTCAATAAAGAGACTCAATTCTCTATAAATAGACTTCTAATTTGGAGCGCTTTGCGCTCATCGCGAGCAAGCTCGCTCCCACAGGAATTGGCGTTCTTCCTGATACCGAGATCACCTGTGGGAGCGAGCTTGCCCGCGATGAGATCAGCAATCCCAATAAAAATCTCAAAACAGAGACAAAGTTCTCAAGCTCTCCTCACAATTCTCAATAAATCCCTTATATTTCAGCCACTTAATCATCTGGCACAAAACTCGCTATAGCCCTCCCCACGCATCACCCCACAAAAATAACAATCCAGGAGACACACCATGAGTGTGATCATTGCCTTGGCAGCCCTCACGCTGCTGATGGTTGCCGCCTACCGTGGCTACAGCGTTATCCTCTTCGCCCCCATCGCCGCCCTCGGCGCGGTCCTGCTCACCGATCCGTCCGCCGTCGCCCCTGCATTCACCGGGGTGTTCATGGAAAAAATGGTCGGGTTCATCAAGTTGTACTTCCCGGTGTTCCTGCTCGGCGCGGTGTTCGGCAAACTCATCGAGTTGTCTGGTTTCTCCCGCTCGATCGTTGCGGCGGCGATTCGCCTCCTGGGCACGCGCCAGGCCATGTTGGTGATCGTGCTGGTCTGCGCACTGCTCACTTATGGCGGCGTGTCGCTGTTCGTCGTGGTGTTCGCGGTGTACCCGTTCGCGGCGGAGATGTTCCGCCAGAGCAATATCCCCAAGCGGTTGATCCCGGCCACCATCGCCCTCGGCGCCTTCTCGTTCACCATGGACGCTTTGCCCGGCACGCCGCAGATCCAGAACATCATCCCGAGTACCTTCTTCAACACCACCGCCTGGGCGGCACCGTGGCTGGGGGTGATCGGTACGCTGTTCGTGTTCAGCATCGGCATGCTGTTCTTGCAGCGCCAGCGCAACAAGGCCCTGCGCCTGGGCGAAGGCTACGGCACCGAGCTGCGCAACGAGCCGGAGACCGCCGAAGACATCAAGCTGCCCAATCCCTGGATCGCCGTCTCGCCGCTGCTGGCGGTGGGGATCATGAACCTGCTGTTCACCCAGTGGATTCCCCAGTGGTACGGCAAGACCCATAGCCTGGCGTTGCCGGGCATGGCGGCACCGGTGACCAGCGACGTCGCCAAGCTCACCGCGATCTGGGCCGTGCAAGCGGCCTTGCTGGTGGGCATCGTCATGGTGCTGCTGTTCGGTTTCCGGGCCATTCGCAGCAAACTCGCCGAAGGCAGCAAGAGCGCGGTGGGCGGTGCGTTGCTCGCGGCGATGAACACCGCCTCGGAATACGGTTTCGGTGCGGTGATCGCCTCCTTGCCGGGCTTCCTGGTACTGGCCGACTGGCTCAAGAGCATCCCTAATCCGCTGGTCAACGAAGCCGTGACCGTGACGCTGCTGGCGGGCATTACCGGCTCCGCGTCGGGTGGCATGAGCATCGCCCTGGCGGCGATGTCGCAAACCTTCATCAACGCTGCCAATGCCGCCAACATCCCGCTGGAAGTGCTGCACCGGGTGGCCGCCATGGCCAGCGGCGGCATGGACACCCTGCCCCACAACGGCGCGGTGATCACCTTGCTGGCGGTGACCGGGCTGACCCACCGCGAAGCCTACAAAGACATTTTCTGCATTACGCTGATCAAGACCCTCGCGGTGTTCTTCGTGATCGGTGTGTTCTACGCCACTGGCATTGTGTGAGGTTCCCTATGACAACCACTCTTGCGGGCAAGACCGCCCTGGTCACCGGCTCCACCAGCGGCATCGGCCTGGGCATCGCCCTGAGCCTGGCCAAGGCCGGCGCCAACCTGATCCTCAACGGCTTTGGCGATGCATCGGCGGTCATCGCCGAAGTCGCGCAACACGGTGTAAAAGTTGGCCATCATCCGGCCGACGTCAGCGACCCGGCGCAGATCGCCGACATGTTCGCCTACGCCGAGCGCGAATTTGGCGGCGTCGACATTTTGGTGAACAACGCCGGCATCCAGCATGTGGCCGCCGTGGAGGATTTTCCGGTGGAGCGCTGGGATTCGATCATCGCCATCAACCTGTCCTCGGTGTTCCACGCTACCCGCCTGAGCCTGCCGGGCATGCGCGCCAAGGGCTGGGGACGGATCGTCAACATCGCCTCGGTGCACGGCCAGGTCGGTTCCGTGGGCAAGGCGGCGTACGTCGCGGCCAAGCATGGGGTGATCGGCCTGACCAAAGTGGTCGGCCTGGAAACCGCCACCAGCAACGTCACCTGCAACGCGATCTGCCCGGGCTGGGTACTGACGCCGCTGGTGCAGAAGCAGATCGACGACCGCATCGCCACGGGTGTGGACCCGCAACAGGCCCAGCATGATTTGCTGGCCGAGAAGCAGCCGTCCCTGGAGTTCGTCACCCCGCCGCAACTGGGTGAACTGGTGCTGTTCCTCTGCAGCGAAGCCGGGAGCCAGGTGCGCGGCGCGGCGTGGAATATTGATGGCGGGTGGTTGGCTCAATAACCCCCTCCCAATCCCTCTGTGGCGAGGGGATTTATCCCCGCTGGGCTGCGAAGCGGCCCCGATTGCCGACAGCTCAATCTGCCTGGCGCAACGCATACTCTGTTTTGGGCCGCTTCGCGGCCAGCGGGGATAAATCCCCTCGCCACAAGATTGGGTCGCTCTATAGTTTGTGTATACATAAGACAAGAGGCAAACCATGTCCGACATCCTCTGGCAACCCAGCCCCGAACGCATCGCCCAGTCGCGAATGGACGCCTTTCGCCGGTTCGTCAACGAACGGTACTTGCTGCAACTCAACGACTACCCAACCCTGCACGCCTGGAGCATCGAGCAGCGCGAAGCCTTCTGGCAGGCCATCGTCGACTTCTTCGAGATTCGCTTCCAGCAAGCGCCTAGTGCGGTGCTCGAAGAAGGTCCGCAAATGCCCAGCGCCCGCTGGTTTCCTGGGGCGACGCTGAATTTTGCCGAACACCTGCTGCGCCGCCGCGACAGTGCCGTGGCGGTGGTAGCCGTCAGTGAAAACGGCGACAAAGAGCAGCTGACCTGGGCCGATCTCGCCGCCCATGTCGCCGGCCTGCAACAGAGCCTGAAAGCCGCCGGCGTGACCCAGGGCGATCGGGTCGCCGCCTGCATGCCCAACACCTGGCAAACGTTGGTGGGCATGCTCGCCACCACCAGCCTGGGCGCCATCTGGTCGTGCTCGTCGCCGGACTTCGGCACCCAGGGCGTAATCGACCGGTTCGGCCAGATCGAACCCAAGGTGCTGATCACCTGCGCCGGTTATCGCTACGCCGGCAAAACCATCGACCAGCGGCCCAAGGTCAACGAAATCCTCGAACGACTACCGTCGCTGCGACAATTGATCGTGCTGCCCTACGCCCAGCCCGATGCCCGCGTCGAAGACTTCAAGACCCCGGCCCGCGTGGCGCTGTGGAACGGTTTCTACCAACGGGGCGGCGAGCCGGTGTTCACACCCGTGCCGTTCGATCACCCGCTGTATATCCTGTATTCCAGTGGCACCACCGGCGTGCCGAAGTGCATCGTCCACGGCACCGGCGGCGTGCTGCTGCAACATGCCAAGGAACACGGTTTGCACGTGGACCTGGGCCCCGAAGACCGGCTGTTTTACTACACCACTTGCGGCTGGATGATGTGGAACTGGCTGGTGTCGGCGCTGGCCATGGGCAGCGCGGTGGTGCTGTATGACGGCTCGCCGTTCCACCCCGGCCCCGAACGCCTGCTCGACCTGATCGACCGGCAACACGTCAGCGTGTTCGGCACCAGCCCCAAATACCTGGCCGCCCTGGAA
This genomic interval from Pseudomonas alvandae contains the following:
- a CDS encoding methyl-accepting chemotaxis protein; amino-acid sequence: MGTSVVQQTVTVVQSIADELQQVALGIGALSAQSEEIGSIVDAIRGIAEQTNLLALNAAIEAARAGEQGRGFAVVADEVRNLARRTSQATVAISDVVGKNRELARQAVTSMQSSTLKAEQGVKLANQAGTVILDIHRGAQQVVEVIGEFAHAMDQRGDA
- a CDS encoding TIGR02450 family Trp-rich protein, whose protein sequence is MNKFNPRKLKLSKWTACEPVNREKHFLVIQLLCDDQGAPTQVELQAVHSARSELMDWQALRDSRRWKMGWS
- a CDS encoding sigma-54 interaction domain-containing protein: MNPTESLKDYKRVRTLAIRSLFEIIEQSSEGTVIVDRDANIVWMNERYARRFGLNSAQEAIGRACESVIPGSLLREVVRTGRPILLDMQDTPKEPLVVMRLPIHDNAGAVIGAIGFALFDELRSLSPMLKRYLSMQEELASTRSLLRARQTKYNFAHFIGTSSAGLEVKRRARRSASTDSPVLLLGETGTGKELLAQAIHSASPRAHKAFVSINSAAIPESLLEAEFFGTAPGAFTGADRKGRAGKLQIAQGGTLFLDEIGDMPLPLQSKLLRVLQEKEYEPVGSNEVLQSDVRVIAATSTDLEAAIKRGEFRADLYYRLNVLPIQVPPLRERLDDLPALSEAILEELRSQHELHRDALDLLGQHAWPGNIRELRNVLERAALLSDDLVLTATDIRAAIGTFTPVVRATIPSLEPLPQETFSQARARFDRHLIETTLAQCDGRVIEAAERLGLGRSTLYKKMVALGIAESQ
- a CDS encoding GntP family permease, whose amino-acid sequence is MSVIIALAALTLLMVAAYRGYSVILFAPIAALGAVLLTDPSAVAPAFTGVFMEKMVGFIKLYFPVFLLGAVFGKLIELSGFSRSIVAAAIRLLGTRQAMLVIVLVCALLTYGGVSLFVVVFAVYPFAAEMFRQSNIPKRLIPATIALGAFSFTMDALPGTPQIQNIIPSTFFNTTAWAAPWLGVIGTLFVFSIGMLFLQRQRNKALRLGEGYGTELRNEPETAEDIKLPNPWIAVSPLLAVGIMNLLFTQWIPQWYGKTHSLALPGMAAPVTSDVAKLTAIWAVQAALLVGIVMVLLFGFRAIRSKLAEGSKSAVGGALLAAMNTASEYGFGAVIASLPGFLVLADWLKSIPNPLVNEAVTVTLLAGITGSASGGMSIALAAMSQTFINAANAANIPLEVLHRVAAMASGGMDTLPHNGAVITLLAVTGLTHREAYKDIFCITLIKTLAVFFVIGVFYATGIV
- the hbdH gene encoding 3-hydroxybutyrate dehydrogenase, which gives rise to MTTTLAGKTALVTGSTSGIGLGIALSLAKAGANLILNGFGDASAVIAEVAQHGVKVGHHPADVSDPAQIADMFAYAEREFGGVDILVNNAGIQHVAAVEDFPVERWDSIIAINLSSVFHATRLSLPGMRAKGWGRIVNIASVHGQVGSVGKAAYVAAKHGVIGLTKVVGLETATSNVTCNAICPGWVLTPLVQKQIDDRIATGVDPQQAQHDLLAEKQPSLEFVTPPQLGELVLFLCSEAGSQVRGAAWNIDGGWLAQ
- a CDS encoding acetoacetate--CoA ligase → MSDILWQPSPERIAQSRMDAFRRFVNERYLLQLNDYPTLHAWSIEQREAFWQAIVDFFEIRFQQAPSAVLEEGPQMPSARWFPGATLNFAEHLLRRRDSAVAVVAVSENGDKEQLTWADLAAHVAGLQQSLKAAGVTQGDRVAACMPNTWQTLVGMLATTSLGAIWSCSSPDFGTQGVIDRFGQIEPKVLITCAGYRYAGKTIDQRPKVNEILERLPSLRQLIVLPYAQPDARVEDFKTPARVALWNGFYQRGGEPVFTPVPFDHPLYILYSSGTTGVPKCIVHGTGGVLLQHAKEHGLHVDLGPEDRLFYYTTCGWMMWNWLVSALAMGSAVVLYDGSPFHPGPERLLDLIDRQHVSVFGTSPKYLAALESQGIKPRQTHDLGSLRTILSTGSALAPHSYDYVYRDFKADVCLASMSGGTDIVSCFVNGNPLAPVRRGEMQGKSLGMAVQVWNEAGEAVVGEKGELVCTRHFPAMPIGLWNDPHQEKLHASYFSQFPGVWAQGDYAEELPHGGLLIHGRSDAVLNPGGVRIGTAEIYRQVEKVAEVLDSVAIGQQWQGDVRVVLFVRLREGVALDDELEQKIRQVIRANTTPRHVPAKILAVSDIPRTISGKVVELAVRNVVHGEAVKNTDALANPEALEQFRGRVELAS